CTGATCCAGGTCCTGGTTGACGACAGCTCCGCGCCCGTGCGGCGCGCCGCCGCCGAGGCGCTGGGCAAGATCGGCGACGCCACGGCCCGGGGACCCCTCGAGCGCGCCCTCCGTGCCGAGCGCGAGGACGCCGTCAAGAGCGCCATCGCCGCGGCGCTTGCCCACCTGGGCGCGGCGAGCGGCGACTACCCGGGCATCCTGCCGGTGAGCGAGGAATGACCCGGCCCCCCGCGCACGAGGCCGAGTACGCCGAGCTGGTCGCCACCCGGCGCGACCTGCACGCACACCCGGAGCTCGCCTTCCAGGAGCGCCGCACGTCGGCGCTGGTGGCTGAGCGGCTGCGCGCACTGGGCTACACGGTGAAGACCGGACAGGGCCGGACCGGCGTGGTCGGCGTGCTGCGCGGCGGCGCGACGGTCGCCCGCACCGAGCGCAA
This genomic window from Gemmatimonadales bacterium contains:
- a CDS encoding HEAT repeat domain-containing protein, whose product is MPPQPGDALLDKLRDRDAVVRCQAAREIGGARLRAGVRELIQVLVDDSSAPVRRAAAEALGKIGDATARGPLERALRAEREDAVKSAIAAALAHLGAASGDYPGILPVSEE